The genomic interval ATCCGTTGTCAAAAAAATCAGACATTACTCTTGAATCCTTTATCCACCACgtgaaaatattcaaaataattttacaagtttaaatttttataaacaaatttaaaagtaaCTAGTTTCACAACAACTAACTTATGAGTATTGCATTAATTACACACATGAGAATCCTTCTAAAATGTTtacttgtaaaaaaaattaatatttttaataactaCAAAATTATGTATAAGATTGATAGAATATGAGATATATAAAAGTGGGTAAATTGCGAGAAAAACTATTGTAATATATGTATCTTTATGACTGTGAACCTAGTACCCAAAATAATTAAGCAgttgataatttttattttatttacacattttaataattaagagaTAGAAAAAATACTTACCTCACCTATTTTTTATCGAATTACTCAACAATCATctcatgtttttatttttccccTTCTTCTCActctatttattttatctattgtgCTCATGAATCAAATAAAGCAGCAAGGAAAATGGGAGGAAAAAAAGTAGGAGGTGTGGTAAGATAGAAATGTAATAAAAGCAAATGTACTTACAACAAAGTCTCACCAACTACACAATTATACACACAAAACACTCTAGTCAACACACAACAGTTATTTAGTTTCACTTTTGCAGAAACATCACATTCCTATCCATGCAAGCCTTGCGGGCTTTAATATTACTACTAAGCAATATTTTCTACCAATTCGGGCTTCACTTTCGGAGGCCTTCCCCTGGGCTTTCCGCTGGGCTTCAACGGGGAAGCCGATGCTTCGCCAAAACCTCCAGCGGGCCGGGCCATCTTCCTAGGCCGGCCTCTGGGTCTGCCACTCCCAGCCGAGGCTTTGGGTGGCCTTGGCGTGTCCCTTGGGCCTTTTGGGGGACGGCCCCTGGGCCTGGGCGGTGACAAGACAGTGCCCGGAGGCAGAAACTCCTTGGGCTTGGGCGGCCTGCCACGGCCACGCCGCGGCGGCGCGTTTGGGTTACGCTTGGTGTAGTTATTCTTCCAAAAGTCCAGCAACCCAGTGTCCCTCAATTTTGCAAGGTGCACATTGAGCAGTACCTTGTGGCCCGGAGGCAGTACACCGTACTTAGATTCTATGTACTTGGAAATTGACGTTTTATTGGAGCCATTCCCTTCATTCAGTGCCTCAATCGCCTCCAAAATCAtctgaaataataaaattggaACATCCTAAAACATGTTTTGTATAGAAAATATGTGAAATTTGCATGAAATTATGAGCAGAAAGAGAAAGGGATTAATGATAGGTTAGAATGCAGTTACCTCGGGGTATGGAGGAAGTGAAAGGGATTTATTAATGAAGTCTCCAGTTGCCATTAAAGTTAGTTGCTGAGTTTGTTTGTTTGATTGAGTTGAGGGTTTGGAACCTCGGATTCCAACACTAccttgtccaactcaagtttaAGCTTTCACAGTTTTCACACACCACTGTCTTGTTCCTGAACAAGGATCTGATTTGAAGGgagataataaatataataaataataaaaaaccaaAAACCAAAAAGGGACGGCTGAGAATAGCGGAAGCAGAGGCAATCGGATGGTTGGATCTTGATCTGAGGAGAGGACGGATCGATGACGTGGCCCtggtttttatttttgaatggATTAATGTAGAAGATGTGGTTGGGGATGACGTTGATTGCAGCGAGGTGGGCCCCGCAAAGGCTTTCTCCTCTCCATCAGATACGCTGTTTCTTCTTTCATTGTCCAATCACTTTCAACATTAACCACGTTCGCAAACAAATAATTACCTCCTCTTTTTCAACAAACTTTTTTTACACTatctttttactattttttataatatacaatttCTAAAATACCAAATTTATGATTTTAACCTTTTATTATAACacattctctctctctttaaATTGTAAGTTGATTTATAAACTTGGTTTcaataaaactaaaactaaaacagTTAAATTTCATTATTCTATATCAACAAAAATCAGAGTTACCCAAACGAATAAGCGTTAaaaagaaacacaaaaatattgAGTTCTTAAGTGGGAAGTCATAAACTACAACAACAAAGAAAGGAAAGTAAGAACTAAACCCTGTCAATATTAGCATTACAACACAAATTTCATAGAAACTaatggaagaaaataaaatatatgacaaaaaaattatagaaattgattgaatgtaattgcataaaaaaaattactagaAGCTATAacgataaataatttaataataataaaatatgaactaataaccaataaattttaaaatccctaaaataatcaaataaagacaatttttttttgaaagcaTAAAATTAAAAGGTTACCAAAATTGAAAGCAATGCATAAGAGACAAATTACTCATGAGAAGTCTGAAGTTTGCTTTCATCTTTCGCTTTTTTTTTGAGACtgctttcatttttttttcacactcAATATGTTTAACATTATTACTATAgaagaatatataaataataaataatgcaATACACTCAATAAGTTTAACATTATTACTAgaagaatatataaataatgcaATACTCAATATGTTTAACATTATTACTATAgaagaatatataaataatgcaATTCAATATTTTAATGATTCCTTATATTCACCTCATCCAACCTAAATCTCACTGAATATATCAAGAAAACCTACATTATATTTTACAGGATCTTAAGGAGCAGAAGTTTTAATTAACTGGTATTTTAGCTTATACAGTACAGaggataaatatttattttatataactaactcctcaatatataaatatgttaaaatgtataaattatattatatctaaatttatatttatttaaagatatccgttatatttaaaatttgtaataaattatGAACATTTGTAGACAAGTCCAAAATATATCaatattgaatttaaaaaatgaaaaatgatgcAGTGAAAGAAGATATAAAGATTAAAAACTTCTTAAAGACACTCTTATTGTTGCAAATGAGACATGAGATGCATATTTTAATTAAGAAGCCctgtaattataatttattttagggAATGCAACTATTTTCATCATCAAACATGTTACAATCTGAGGACaacaattattaataaatatttattccaTAATCCATAGTGAATGAGTAAGATTTATAATACAAAACGATATAGGTCTTTGAATTCTTGATACATTGCTATTCCTCGGAGGTATAGTCGGGAGAGTGTAATGAAAATGATAGTGTGAGCAGTGGATATTATTAGCCTTCTACTTTAGGACGCCAACCTTCAATGACATCCTGTGGTTGTGCACTTGTTTTAATGAACGATTCCCTCAAGAAAATGGCCTGCATTTTCACCATTATTAGCTATAGCAAACACCAACTTCCACAAAAGAGTTTTCCAAGCATTATTAGCTACACGCATGACAAACTCAAACAAAGAATTCTAATTCACCATGGCTCAACTATCTGACAGGCAATCAGTTAGTTAACTTCATTCAGAAACTAACTCTAGGATGTAACATATATACATCAGCAAAATTAGCCAAAGGGGTTTTCGCATTAATATAATACTCCAAGTTGGGTGACAATTGGTGAATGAAACTGGAACAGTCATTAGTAAACATTCAAGGTATTCAGAAGCAGATGATTCTTCTGCTTCTTTAATGAAATGATTCAAGTTTTATGTTCTGAAGAATTTCAGAGCACAGGTCTTTCTTCTTGTTAATAAGCATTTCCAGACCTTTTCGACATCGATAATGCTGAATATCTTTTGGACATGATTACCACAGATTTAAAACCATAAACGCTTGAGAATCATCATCAACATGCATATGGATCTAGGGAAGTAGCTTCATGCACACAGTTTTAGTTTTGAAAAGTGCCTTGAAGTATAAAAAATGTATTGGAGATGTTGAGTAGATAGGCTTGTCTAGAACTTACCTTCGTATAAGACTTCAAAGAGGTAAGCGAATCAGGTACTGTCCATTTCTTATAATGCCCCAGAGCAATCTCCAAATGATATAGCTTTGGTCCAAGTGATAGGTCAGCTGCAGATATCTCATTACCGTTGATGAAAGGGCCCTACAGAAAGGAAAATGACACAGTCAATTAAATAAAGTAGAAAGTTTCCTGCAATTTGTTTCAATAGTGTAAATAAACTATagataataacaaaaaaaccCTTCCTCAAAGCctttaaaaaaatcaacataGAGTCTAGaaggatagaaaacaccacaTCCTTCTGGCTACAACTTGTAAACATATAACCATCTCGGATCATTAATAGACACATATTTACTGGAGTTATCGGGCACCTTAATTTAATCAAAGGGCTAGTTCCCTTAAGCCCGTCCAAGTCATGGAAATTGCAGGCATTTAAAAATTTCCATCTTATAGTTGTAAAATATATTACATGTATAAGGGTAGGAACTGGGTAGTATAATACCCATactgacaatttttttttagtaactTCATAACTAGATCCAGTAATCTTCATGGATATCCATTGGGTTGAATTGACATCCCTATGCGAAATACATTCTCTTtctcttatttttaaatttgccCACTCCACTATTATTGGAATGAAGCATTAAAAGTTCATCCAACTCatggattgaatttttattaGATAGAAACTATACATTCCAAAGTAGTGTTTCAGGGTCAGCTGTCATTGTCAAAACCACTATTCTTGGAATTAGATGAGGAAAAAAATACTGAGATGGTCAATGATAATCGTCACGTGAATGAACACAATAATGTGAAATCAATTTGCCCATTGCTCTCCATGAACATGTTATCTGGAGTTTCTAATTATCAGACAGCGAGGATTAGTGACATGTATAACAAAAATTTGCTTCCCATTTTGACTGATATTGGTAGCACACATGGCTTCCTTGATTTACAGCTTGCACAAATTTGGCCTGCAAATTGTTGCCAGTCTCTACTTTATCACCTGCAGAGGCAAATGTTCTTAAAACAAGAATTTGGAGTTAACTCAACCCCAAAATGGCAAAATCTACCTCACAGAGTAAGGAATGTTTCCCACTTATATACATCATATTGACACTATCTCTGGTTAATGACTTGGGTTTTTTTCTAGTTCACCCTCTCCCACCAAACACTGTTGAGTTTTGTGCATGGATAATATAGTAATTGGTCCAATAACAAATGTATCTTACACTCTAATACCATCTGAGCATATGGCTTCGGACTTAACCCCAAAAGCTAGCTCACAGAATGAAGGTTGCCCTCACTTATATACATTATCTGGGCAGATGGAATGGAAGTAAGTTACATTCTCAGTTTGTGCAAAGGATTTCAACGGCATATCCAAATCACTTTTACTTCTAATGAGATGGTCTTTCACTTCTAAAGTCATGGTCCTTCCTTTGGGATGTAGCGACAGGAAGTAAAGTAAAAAATGAgggaaaatttatttaatgtcatATTCATATGGGTGTAAGTTTTAAATACATGTAGGTAGCATAACTAAAATGGAAGAGAAAATAACTGAACCAACTAATcttaatccaaaaaaaaatacaatgacAAAATGCAGAAAAAAGCTATACACTGTATAGCATAAGAATAATATGACTATCCTTGTAATATCTAATTCTGAAGCAGCACACCAAGTAAATATTTGAGATGAACTACAAAAGTTCCACTTAATAAAGCAAACCCATCTAATCAGTATAATGCAGAAAAAAGTATAACTGCATAGCATAAGGAATGATATAGCTATCCTTGTAACATCTAGTTTCTATTTGCAACTATGAAGCAGCACCCCAAATTAATATTTGAGATGAACTACAAAGGTTCCACATAATAAAGCAAACCCATTTAATCGGTATATAGGCGCTTTACAATTATTCGatgcaattaattttaaaaagttactTATTACAGTTCATGAATAGCTGATGTCAAGAAATTGTAAGCCTAATATAGTTTTTATAAAACAGCCATTTTAaccaaaaatacaataaaatttcATCCTGCTGAAGACAAAAATATGGAATTTAAGTTGCTTGCATAAAGTAATTGTTTACAGAATAGCTTTCAATTATACCAAGTAATCAACAATATAGCATGCATTTATTAGTTGACCCGCTTTGTATAATCAGCTCAATTAAGTCATGATCCCCATTTATTTGTTGTAACATGTATTAACCTCTTATATAATTGGAGTATAAAAGGCATTAGTGCAGTGATGAATGTTTACAtgaataaacataaaatataaattgaagTTGGATGAATGGGTTTGTTATGCAAGTTCCCCTTTTAAACCCAAGTTATACAAGGAAAAGGTAAAGACAGAAGAGAAAGTGGGGAAGTTGCCATACATAGGTTACCATGTATCCCAAGCTAAAGCGTATTCTTACCATATTAAATGCAGACacagaagaaaaaattaaatgaaatatcCTTTCAAAATATAGGTATACCAACTGCAGGTAATTCAATTTTCACACTTTACCATCATTTAGCTTAAACCTTATCAGGGTTGAAGTGAAGAAATTAGTTCACAAAGGGGAAGCATGAAAGAGAGGATAATGGTTTGTTTGAAAAAATGCATACTACTTCTTCTATGCGTAAAACCTGATCAAGATTGCAAACAAACAACAGAGAGACAAAAGCAGAAAAAATGTCATACATTTTCCTTTATGTAATCATTGAAAGAGCTCAGTTCACTTAGTAATGCTTGTTCTGTTCCATCATTGGGATCCTTGCTCTTGAGAAATCCAATAAATGTAGAAAAGATCTTTGACCCCCTACAGAAAAAAAACACATCCATGCATTAGGCAATTGGAGTACATTTAACTTTAATATACTCATGTAAACATAAAAAACATAATAGGTTGACACGGAGTAGAAGGAAAACAAAAAtacaagtaaataaaaaatggagTATCAAAGAAAATTGTGTTTACGAATGTATGAGTTCATAATGCATTTTCTAACAATTCAAAGAAATGTACAATTAAGAATAACTACATCTATAAGCAAAATGCATACACTGTGGCCTTTTCGGGTGGGGTCACCAATGGTGGGCTAGGATACTTCTCTTCCAATGTTTGAGTAATAACATCTGAATCCGGaacccacttctcatcaaactttaTGACAGGAACTTTACCATCAGGATTGACTGTACGGAACCTAAACCAACAAAACAAAATGTAAGAAAGAAAACAACTAAAGTAGTATGAGAACCAGACATGTGGTCTGCAGGTGATTCAGTTTTATGAAGATAGCAACtgtaatagaataaaaaatttagccCAAGAAGCGCGCTAGAAGATACCATTCTGGTATGTTGGTGAAATCCACCAACTTGGGTTCATAAGGCAGGTGTTTTTCTTCCAGTGTTAGTAATACCCTTTGGCAAAAAGGACCTGAAAAGGCAATTCAAAATTGATTATAGGAACTACGCTAGTCCAGCCAAGTTTAAGGCTCAAATACCAACAATAAATCATTATTTGCTTTCTTAAGTACAAAATATATGCATAATTAGCTATCTCTAATTCCAGGATGAAGGCTCTTTTTGGCATTACCTACATCATGGAATTGAAACAAATACTCGAAAAACCATTCCCTAGCACCCTACATCTCAAAACACGATAAATCACCGAATCGCTTCTCCTATAGTTACACATACATATACTATGAGAACAGGAAAGGCTGTTCGGTCAATTTCTCAATATGCAGTTGtaagagaagaaaataagaaggtaaaattatttaactttCTCCTATAacataaatcaaaattaacTTAGGCATAAAGTTGTCTTGTTTAGCATCTAAACAGATGATTTTAACTGTACATTAACTAACTTTATGAAAAACTTAcctttacatttttattttcttctttttcatataCTTATTGAGACGTTTATCCAAACAATGCCTTAAagattacatttttttttgcaaattttGGTAGAAACATGACAACAGAAAGCATTTCCACAACAAAACAGCCCTTATTGTTAgtggaaaagaaagagaaaaatgagTGAAAATTGAGAATGCATGTGGACATAATTTGAGTCCAGATACATCCTAATTTTCTTCCCTTCATCTTCACCATTCCCACGTTTCTCCTTCTCTAATCCTATCATGCACATCACCATTCCCTTAAGGAGACAGTAATTTCAATTTCCATCGAAGAAACCACTGAGATGTTCAAAACTAAACAAAAGGAAACAAAGAAATGCATAAAAAggtgaaaatattatattacagTCGCCGAGCCTATTGGGTGTGGTGAGGGAAGCTTTAACGGCGATTTCGAAGGGTTGGGAAGGGGGAACGGAAGACATTGACACCACCCTCAGAGACTTCCTCCTGAAATGGTTGGTGAAGGAAACAACGGCGTTTGGGCGGAGACGGAGGTGGTTGACGGCAGTGGAAAGCGCGCACGCCGAAACTTGAACTCTCGCAGTGGACATTGCCAGCGTCTACTCCGAACCTCTGAATGGTGATGCTGACGATGATGTTGCGTTGTGGTTTTGGTTCCGGTGATGTTTACGTGGCACTATCCTACGTTTACAGCAACATGGTTCTAAGGTTGAATCAGAGTTAAAAATggaattatgaattattttaaatgataattttgtgttttataataattattctaaataatatattttaagttagtttttaattcattaattatttataaggaTTTAGTGAATGgaagttttaatatttaatttatttttatctccgATATAAGAAAAGttaatttatgttaattaaGAAAACTAATTAActttacttaattatttttaattaaatagtttttgaaaaattgatgttgaaaagaaaattttaaataattgaatgATGCTTTAAAAATAATCTCATTAAATCGCAAAATATATTAtcgtaagattttttttttgtttatttatgtatattacAGTTTTCCTTCTCCTAACATCCATATGAAATCGAATTTACTTTCCCTTGAATAAAATAGTGTCATGTTAAGTAGTTtcatttgaaatgtttttaatttatatttatatttatatttctatattAATCTAAATTCAAAATCCATTataaaaatcaaaacatttaatacaGTATTTACTTACTAAtttaattgtaattaattagaaatgtatcaaggtttttttttttatttgggttAGTATATCAAAACAATGGGCCCATGAGTCTATTCAAAAGAAAAACGCCGGAAAGAGAATTTCTTCCTCCAACACCATAGTTTGTTTCTGCACCTCCTTAAATATTTTAGTTCCAAACTACCCTTCCGCAAAAGGTGTAGAggtttttcaaatttataatcgGTAGACCTTCTAAATTCtagaattcaaaatattttttttaaaaaattctaaagtTTAGAATTCGAATctagaaaatatatttcaaactcTAGAATTTtagagtttgaaaaaaaaatgtattccaaattccaaattctaaaatataaaatatatttttaaattcaaaaagtatatttcaaattctagaatttgaaattttaaaatccagaaaaaagagaagaagagtataacaaaaaagatgaaaaaaaggACAAAGTTATCATTTAATGTTTTctgtggaggtgcaggaagaagatatggaggtgcaagaagaaattatCTGCCTGAAGCGGGAGAAGAGAAACCACAAAGCCCAAAAACTTATGAATGGGCTTATTAGATATAGTAGTCCTTAAATAACTGAGTTGGGTTGGAATTTTTTCAAAGTTGTAATGCCCcaacaatatatatttatagaaaagaaaaaaagtatttatgaTGATTATGATAATCTTTTAAGTCACGTGGTATACATTATAACGAATCGATGATAAGAATGCATGTTGAATTTTGAACAAAACCAGCTTACACGTTACAAACCCAGCACGTGCTAGGCTATCATGAAGAATATTATACTTATCATCTTATTATATACCAGCCAAACAAATCCCATTACAGAGAAGGAAGAACCAATGAACTATGGAATATCACTATTCTCTTCTCAAATAGATCTAATCAATATACTCCTAATTTTTATATCAGTATTAATGTTATGcatgattaaattttaaaattaaaatataatatatattagaataaacatgatcaaatacaaatgtaatgtaatattatattaatatcatttcctaagtttaaaatattttgatatacaATGATTTAAAACATTCAATACATAAGACATTccaattcaattcaatttatCTTTAAATTGAAACTAATTTTACTTTACCATGTTCATTGAGATTAGTGTTCTtagttttgtattttgattttgaaGTTTGATCTACCTTGAGAGTGGCTAATTGAGCTTCAATCAAGACACTTTTCTCACTTTGGATGCATAAACTTTTGCAAGTTATAATTTCAGACCCACCTTTATCATTCACACCTACCTTACAGTCctttttaacaataaaatattatatatagataataaattataaatataaataaaatctcaaaataaaataattaataaatatatggtTAGGGGGAGTTGGGAAACTATCATCTTCCATAATCTTTTACAGATTGGAAGAGTCTCATTTTTAATTCACCTTTCTTTTTATATTCTTCCTTTTTTCACTTTTGTGAACTTGAAAGTAGGGAAAGattaaaaagaattattaaattaCTTTTCCATCAATAGTGAACATCATTTCATTGTTACCCTTTGATAAATTGATAGTTATTAACTTTTACATATAAAAGAACATCAATATACATTCTCCATGCTAGAAATTAGgctattaattaataaaaaaaacatctttcACAGAActtttaatactattattattattataaaagttaGACAAACTTATCATCAAgtctattaataattaattggaCGGTATTATAAAATGTTTGCAACCATTAATAATAACCACTTACACATTTCCACTTTTAATTTAACTTTCTCTTGGAATATTCGttgtatatttattaatttgcttattttttcctttaattTGTAGCTGGCGTAGTTTTCTTGTTATACAAATCTGGGGGAAAACAACGTCTAGAACATGTAaccaaacataaaaaattattgacttCCCTACTCGAAAAATAAAGCAACAAGTTATCAATTCTCttgtatattttttcttaaaaataaaaaatcttaaatatttttgtggGATACTAAGAAAGATATGTTATGTGGTGTTTGGTTAGTGTGTGGGGTTTTGTTGATTGTTTGAATTGGTGCActaaaaatagatttaattgaGTGGACCCAACATGCAGACACAAAGGGCTCATGATTAAATTTGATGGAGCATAGTTATATTTCAGAGGAATAAAAATGGGTTTGTTATAACTTCACCAAACCCTTGTCATTCAGATTTATTTCTCACGTTCATATTGTATACTAGACTTTGATAAATAAAATGAgccaaaatttcaaaatacagCGTAAGTAGATGAAGGAGATGTTGGAGATCTTATTAGATAGtgacatttttataatatataaataagttttataatatataagtaaagtaaattttattttataaaattaaattaaattcaaattttagtctttaaaataatatcataattatttataatctaTTATTTTGATGAGAGTTTGTTGGACTGATTACAAGAAATTTGCTAAATAGCAACTaaaattaaagacaaaaaataattagttattagattaactaaattagatactattgtaaaaattaaaacatttgtattaaaagtggtttctattgttaataaaaatttataaaatagtttctaaattgatatctaaattagctaccaaggttttaactattaatattgTATATTCTAAATTGATCTCAATTAGActtttagagattaatttaaaatctaaaatattacattataagaaaatcatgaaatagaaactaatttttagaaaccaaaataattagttgcaatagtaactaaattagagtctattttagaaactaaaaaaaataatttttaaattagtttatattattattaaatagtttctaaattggtatctaattagcaaccaaggttttaattaccaattatttagattataaatttggtaacaaaaaaaccattggttgctaattagataccaatttagaaatcatttaataataatagaaactaattgagaaaccaaaaatttatttagtcactaaaatggtttctaatctagttactatagcaactaattattttttgtttctaaaattgacttctatttcataattttcttgtagtgttaatagataaaatattgGTAAGTAAtgattagatatcaatttaaaaattattttataaattttttttaataatagaaattactttacaCATCAGTCATCTTTTGTATATAAAATTGTCttttcaataataattaattattttaatttataaaataaattcaatttaataattttcttagttTATGTAATCCATCATATAATCTGCGTGTAGATTTCTTAAAATACTTAAAATTCCTCTCATCCTGACTTTATTTATTCTCCAATAGATATTTGAGTGAGATAAAAGATTATCTAAAACTTTTAgattaatgataaaatattcCTAAAATTTGAACTAAACCAAGTCACTTTTTCCTCTTATCTCTTTCATTAAAATTCCCCATACCTTCTTTAAACCAATAAAGTTTATATGCGTTTAACATATCccataaattataatttaaaagatttattttgCTGATTCTAACATTTGAAGTCTGATTCTGATTGGtggacagaaaaaaaaaatactatttaacaataattgaaaataaatcttgTATTTAGAAAAAGGTTTTCTAAGAAAGTCATGCTTTGAAAACGAACATCTCGATATCAACTTG from Phaseolus vulgaris cultivar G19833 chromosome 1, P. vulgaris v2.0, whole genome shotgun sequence carries:
- the LOC137814962 gene encoding HMG-Y-related protein A-like, whose protein sequence is MATGDFINKSLSLPPYPEMILEAIEALNEGNGSNKTSISKYIESKYGVLPPGHKVLLNVHLAKLRDTGLLDFWKNNYTKRNPNAPPRRGRGRPPKPKEFLPPGTVLSPPRPRGRPPKGPRDTPRPPKASAGSGRPRGRPRKMARPAGGFGEASASPLKPSGKPRGRPPKVKPELVENIA
- the LOC137814961 gene encoding glutathione S-transferase DHAR3, chloroplastic-like: MSTARVQVSACALSTAVNHLRLRPNAVVSFTNHFRRKSLRVVSMSSVPPSQPFEIAVKASLTTPNRLGDCPFCQRVLLTLEEKHLPYEPKLVDFTNIPEWFRTVNPDGKVPVIKFDEKWVPDSDVITQTLEEKYPSPPLVTPPEKATVGSKIFSTFIGFLKSKDPNDGTEQALLSELSSFNDYIKENGPFINGNEISAADLSLGPKLYHLEIALGHYKKWTVPDSLTSLKSYTKAIFLRESFIKTSAQPQDVIEGWRPKVEG